A window from Exiguobacterium marinum DSM 16307 encodes these proteins:
- the gcvPB gene encoding aminomethyl-transferring glycine dehydrogenase subunit GcvPB yields MQHEQTLIFEVSREGRTGYNLPTPTVPEVDLETLLPATMIRKEVAELPEVSELDVVRHYTSLSTRNHGVDSGFYPLGSCTMKYNPKVNEDMARLSGFAHIHPLQPAETIQGALELMVDLQEQLAEITGMDEVTLQPAAGAHGEWTGLMLIKAFHERNGDTARTKVLVPDSAHGTNPASAVVAGFETVTVKSDNRGLVDLDDLKAKVGADTAALMLTNPNTLGLFEADILEISKVVHEAGGKLYYDGANSNAILGIARPGDMGFDVVHLNLHKTFTGPHGGGGPGSGPVGVKRDLIPFLPTPIVTKTENGYGLDYDRPHSIGRIKPFYGNFGINVRAYSYIKTMGAEGLTRVSREAVLNANYMFARLKDAFDVPYDTYCKHEFVLSGKRQKALGVRTLDIAKRLLDFGYHPPTIYFPLNVEECIMVEPTETESKETLDAFCDAMLQIAKEAEENPEIVQTAPHTTVVKRMDETLAARKPILKYERREASSVK; encoded by the coding sequence ATGCAACACGAACAAACGCTAATTTTTGAAGTGTCACGTGAAGGACGGACAGGATATAACTTGCCGACACCAACTGTCCCTGAGGTTGACCTCGAGACACTGTTACCGGCTACGATGATTCGAAAAGAGGTAGCGGAACTTCCGGAAGTATCTGAACTCGATGTTGTCCGACATTATACCTCTCTGTCTACTCGAAACCATGGCGTGGATTCAGGATTTTATCCGCTCGGTTCGTGTACGATGAAATATAATCCAAAAGTGAATGAAGACATGGCCCGCCTTTCTGGGTTTGCGCATATTCATCCTTTGCAACCGGCGGAAACGATTCAAGGTGCACTTGAACTCATGGTGGACTTACAGGAGCAACTCGCTGAAATCACAGGTATGGACGAGGTCACGTTGCAACCCGCAGCTGGAGCGCATGGTGAATGGACGGGTCTCATGTTGATTAAAGCATTCCACGAGCGCAACGGGGATACGGCTCGTACGAAAGTTCTCGTCCCAGATTCTGCCCATGGAACGAATCCGGCCTCTGCAGTAGTTGCTGGATTCGAGACAGTGACGGTCAAATCGGACAATCGTGGACTCGTTGATTTGGATGATTTAAAAGCGAAGGTCGGAGCGGATACAGCGGCGCTCATGCTTACGAATCCGAACACACTTGGACTATTTGAAGCAGACATCCTTGAGATTTCAAAAGTGGTCCATGAAGCTGGTGGAAAATTGTATTATGACGGCGCGAACTCGAACGCAATCCTAGGTATCGCGCGTCCGGGAGACATGGGCTTTGACGTCGTCCACTTAAACTTGCATAAGACGTTCACAGGTCCACACGGTGGAGGTGGACCAGGTTCAGGTCCTGTCGGTGTCAAACGCGATTTGATTCCATTCTTGCCAACCCCGATCGTAACTAAGACGGAAAATGGATATGGTCTAGATTACGACCGTCCACACTCGATCGGTCGAATCAAACCGTTCTATGGGAACTTCGGGATCAATGTTCGGGCTTACAGCTATATCAAGACGATGGGTGCCGAAGGGTTGACGCGTGTTTCGCGAGAAGCTGTACTCAACGCCAACTATATGTTCGCTCGATTAAAAGATGCGTTTGACGTACCGTACGATACGTATTGCAAACACGAGTTCGTTTTGTCAGGTAAACGACAAAAAGCACTCGGAGTTCGTACGCTCGATATCGCAAAACGTCTTCTTGATTTCGGCTATCACCCACCAACCATCTATTTCCCGTTGAATGTCGAAGAGTGTATCATGGTGGAACCGACTGAAACCGAATCAAAAGAGACACTCGATGCTTTCTGTGATGCGATGCTTCAAATTGCAAAAGAGGCGGAAGAAAATCCGGAAATCGTTCAGACGGCTCCGCATACGACGGTCGTCAAACGTATGGATGAGACGCTCGCTGCTCGGAAACCGATTTTAAAATACGAACGTCGCGAAGCATCGTCAGTTAAATAA